AGAATCTTGCTACATTTTTTTCCTTAAAAAAAGGGAAAGAAATTATCTTAGAGCCAATTGATAGAAATAGATTGCAGATTATTATTGAGTGAAAATATTATGGTACTACCAAGGAAGATAAAATCCGATTGTGGTCAAACACTCGAAGAAAAAGAGATTAAGGTAGAGCATATCCTTACTTATGCTATGGTTTGCCTAAAATGCGCCTTTACGACATTAACAAGAGAACAGGCAGAAGCGTTCATTCTAGTGGAAAATAATTAATCTTATGATCCATAAATATTGGAAAAAAATCAAATTCAATAATAATATCATTAAATTTATCTCGTATGTCTACTAATAGATCATGGAATTTACGCTCATTTTCTACTTCACATTCAAATGTAATTCTATACTTTCCAATATGTTTTACAGTAAAAATAATATTCGCACTCTTTTCTGCATAGGTTAATAACATTTTTTCTCGATCTTTCTTAAGATTATTAATATTTAGAAGAAGAAGATAAGAGTTATAGCCGAGTGTTGTTGGATGATATGATAATCTATATCCTAAGATGATTTTCTTCTTCTCTAATGAAAAGATTCTTTGCTTTACAGCATTTCTTGTTAATCCAATTTTCTCCCCAATCTCTGTATAATTTGCATTCGCATTATTAGAAATGAAACTCATTATCTTAAAATCTACTTTATCAAGAATGATCTCCTGTTTTGGTCTCATCGTATGGTAAAAAAGCGTTTCATCAGCTCCATACTTTTCATCAGAGATGATGTATTTACGAGGATAGTCGTGGATATCTATGTATGTTAATAATTCATATTGTTGTAAATATTCACCATATCTTGTTACAATCTCCTCAAATATATCATTAAAAGCAGCTGCATCTTCTGCTATAAAATTGATAATAACATCCCATCTCCCTCCAACAGACGCAACCCACCACGTATTCTTATGTTGGACAAGATAGTCCATTAAATTTTTCTTATCTTTAGGAGGAAGATGAAACAGTCTTAGAAGAAGACGAAATGATTGGTATCCAAGCACATGCACATCGAATACAGTATGTGCACCACTAATGACTCCTATTTTCCTGAGACGTTTTATTCTGTATTCTGCCACTTCTCTGCCTATTCCTACTTCTTTTGCTAATCTCTTCAAAGGCAAACGTGCATTCATATCGAGACATCGCAGGATTTTTCTATCTTTTCTATCAATTTTAATCATTTTTTTATTTAATGGCAGTTAAACCTTATATATTTTGCCTTTTTGTAAAAAAAATATTACGAAGTTTTATTTATCTGTTTGTTACTTTTTAGTGGTGTTATGAACCTCCTTGACTCACTTGAAAAACTTGTTACAGATAATACTGTTATTGACGCTGGTCATTATAGCTATAAGGTAACTCCAACAGTTTTAGATCTCTTTCTTTGGGAAAGAGGAGTAGAACTTTACGCGAAAACAAAAGATCTTTATCAAAATGTAGGATTATTGCTTCTCGTTGATGATGTTCGAGGTATGGCTTCAAATGAAGAGCGGCGATCTTATGATATAACTCAATTACCTGCTTGCTATCAAATGATTTTAGATAAACATGCTATTGCTTCATCAGATGTCATAATTGTCTCTCAAAGCAAACTTCGTGATAAAGGAAGACAGCTTCTTAGAGCGAAAAAGATTTCTCGGTCCAGTGTTCCAAGATGTCAATTAATTATTGCAACGCTCGTTCGCTACAAAGAAAATAGAGGATATGAAAGCACTATTGCATTCTATGATACTCTAAAAACTAATGGTGGTAAAACTCTTAGTGGTGGTACGGTATTATCATATGTTCTATTTGATACAACACTTAAGACCACGCTCATGATTTACGATAAAATAGGTGAATGCAAGCAGATGTATTTTAGCAATACAAAAAAAAGATTATGAACTTTACGGCAGCCACGTTTTCTGATTCTTCAGTTTCTGCGGCAAATAATCGCTGATGACGAAGTTTAACCCGTGCTGCGCAAGCGCCTGCTGTTCTGCACGTTTTCCCATATCCGCTAATTGTTTCAACGCTTTCTGCCACTCTTTACTATGAATACAGAATGGATCATTTTTGATGACATCCTTGATCTTTTTCTTGTCGACTTCTTTCAACGGATGTGTTGGTAATTTGTAGTCAATGATATCTTGCGGTGTAATGCCAATAAACTTTGCCTGCGGAACACAGAAATATTCGTTGATGTGCGCTGCGTTTCCAGATCCTACTTTCAATGTTCGATAAATACTAAAAAATCCATACGGATCGCCGTCTGTAAACACATAGACTGGTAATTTTTTATCATCTGCTAATCGCCTGATAAATCGTCTGCATGCTCGCGTTGGAACGCCGCCCATCGAAACCAAAATGCAGTTTGCTTTTTTCCAATAATTGTGTTTGACTAATCGCTGAAACATACCTGCTGTCTCAATCGCGAGAATAAACTCTGCTTTTGTTTCAAATCGTAAATGTTCAACAGAAACAGGAACAGAATACGCGCCAGAACCAAATTTAGTACAATCAATTTTCAACTCTTTTCCATTTTCATCTTTGTCAATAACAACGAGTTGTCCTGCAACTGCGCCGCCTTTTTCTTCAGGAACAAACCCAATTTGTTCTCTGTTGGTCATGAGCATTGCTTCAATGTCGTCCATGACGTTATCAGATTCTGGCTGTTCTAAAAACTTCGCGTCTCCCCAGTTTTTGCTGATGTAATACGCCTCTCTCTTTGTCGCAATGTCATCGCTTTTGATAAGATCTTTGGACATTGCCATCATGCGCAATGTCTGCGCGAATGTTTTTGCTGTTGACGCAGTGAGTGTTCGCTCTTTTTCTTTTCCAATCAATTCAAAATAGCCTTCTTTCTCGTCGTATTTAACATTGTTTAATGATCGTAATGGAATGTTGACAGAAGGGTTTTCTTTCTTGAGGATGGTGTTGTAAATTTTTACAGCAATATCTTGCATTTGTTTTATGATGTCTTTGCCGCTTTTCTCTCCCGCCATAGTGTCACCTAAATTTTTTTCATCGTCTAATCAGTATCTTCATCAGTGCTTTCTTCAGCTTCTTCGCCTTCTTTTTTTGGCTTCTTCTCTTTCTTTCCTATATTCGCAAACGATTCATCAAACTCTTGATTATCCGCTTCAATGTCTTCAATTTCTCCTCGCTTTCTTTCAAGTATTTCTTTCAAACTGGTCTCAACATTTTCTGTTTGATAATCTTTATTATCCACAAGTTCTTTGAGCGCTTCTGCAATATGCGGAATATATTTTTCAATATATCCTCGCTTTTTGAGTTCTTCCCCAATTCTTTTCTTTTTGTAAATATAACTGCTGAGTTTTCGTCCACATTCTTGCACCGCGAGCTTTACTTCTTTAATAATCTCAGGATAATGCGCGATCGCTTCTTTGCTCTCGCTGGTAAACGGAACCCAAACTGACGCAATGTGAATGACAATCGTGATCGGCGCCATTGGAAGCGCGCCAGTACTTTGCGATAACCCATAACTTCTCCAATTTGTCCCAATCAATGATTTTGTGACTGCGCACGCTCCTTGCTGAAATAATAATGGAACTTTATTCGCGAATCGCAACACTGTCATTGGCTCTTCCGCAGGCTGATCACCGCCATACGCAATCGCGCATTCGATGACAAACGGATTTCCCCTATACACACTTGCTGGGCGTGAGCACGCCGCATAAAATTCCGCGTTGACTTCTTTTTTTAATCCTTTTTCGAGCAGTTCTTCGCCAATCGGAACAATGCAATCTGTTGGTGGCGCAATTATTTTTGTCTTTTTTATTGCCGCAATTATTTTTTCCGCAGTTTCTCTTGAAACCTCATTTGGTTTCATGTTTGGCAATATTGCCGCGTTGGAACAAATTTCTTTTGCGGTGTTTGGACCAACTCTGCTGAACTCTGTGGTAAAAAATGCCTGCAATGTTCTGGTTTCTGTCGCGTGCATCATATCTAGTAATATTCCAAGTTCTACTCCATACGGATGCAGCTTAATTTCCTGCGCTTTTCTCGGTTTTACTTCTGTCGCTCTCGGGAAAATAATTTGTTCTGCTTTTGGATTTGTATAAATTATTGTCGTGTGTGGATTCACGATTGCTGTCTCTTTCAAATACTGATCCACAGACTGGTCTCCTTTTTGATAACTTCCTTCAATGTCCATTTCAATACGTGTTCCATGTTCTTTTTCTGGCCAGTCTTTCTCTTCTTCCGCTTTTATTAGAGGATTATTTGTTTTCGTATCCAGCATTAATTCCATATATGTTGCAGGTCTGTCTTTCGCGATTTTAGAGAGAATTTTTGCGGGTTTTCCTGTGGTGAGTTGCGCGTACATCACTGCTGCGCTAATTCCTATACCCTGCTGACCTCTCGATTGTCTTCGTTGATGGAACTTACTTCCATACAAGAGTTTCGCGAAGATTTTTGGAATTTGTTTCTTGACAATGCCTGGACCATTATCTTCAATAATAATTCTGAATTTTTCATCCGCGATTTCAATAATTTCTACTTGGATTTCTGGAAGAATTTCCGCTTCTTCGCACGCGTCTAAGGAGTTGTCTACTGCTTCTTTGATTGTGGTAAGAAGCGCTTTTCTTTTGTTATCGAAGCCAAGAAGATGTCTGTTTTTCGCGAAGAATTCAGCGACGCCGATCTCTCGTTGCGCTTTTGCGAGTTCCACTGCTTTGATTTTGTTGTCTTCAGTGTTTTCTCCCAATGTTGTCTGTGCCATAGAATTTTTGTTTTTGGAGAGATTTATATGCTTTGCGATTTTGGGAAAATTCTTTTCATTTATAAGATTAATTCTCTCTTCTTTGTGGTTCTCTCACTATTTCTTTATATCTTTATTAATAATCATAATAAAAGATAAATTCTGTTCAAGCAGCGGAGCGATTCAAAAAATGAGCTTAGCGATTTAACAACTTTTTTATAGTACTCCCTCTTAAAAACTCTCATGAAAAACTACTTTTTGATCCTTTCTTTACTATTTCTTTTATTTCTTACTTCCTGTGAAGACAAAGAGGATCAAGAGACTAAAGCAGAAGTAGGTTCTCTTCTCGCACAGCGCTGCGGTGATGGTGTTTGTGACGCAATTGAGCTCAAACGAGGTATTTGCGCAGAAGATTGTTCTCTTCCTTCATCAGGATCTTCTTCGTCAGATTCTGGTTCTTCTCCTTCATCATCATCTTACGACATGGACACCTACACTTACGAACCAGTTTCAGTAGAAACAGCATGGACAACTTCTATTTCCTCCACAAAAATTTCTGAAACAGAAGATTCAACGCGTGGCATTATTACTTCAAAATACACTGTCA
The sequence above is drawn from the Candidatus Woesearchaeota archaeon genome and encodes:
- a CDS encoding winged helix-turn-helix transcriptional regulator, whose translation is MIKIDRKDRKILRCLDMNARLPLKRLAKEVGIGREVAEYRIKRLRKIGVISGAHTVFDVHVLGYQSFRLLLRLFHLPPKDKKNLMDYLVQHKNTWWVASVGGRWDVIINFIAEDAAAFNDIFEEIVTRYGEYLQQYELLTYIDIHDYPRKYIISDEKYGADETLFYHTMRPKQEIILDKVDFKIMSFISNNANANYTEIGEKIGLTRNAVKQRIFSLEKKKIILGYRLSYHPTTLGYNSYLLLLNINNLKKDREKMLLTYAEKSANIIFTVKHIGKYRITFECEVENERKFHDLLVDIRDKFNDIIIEFDFFPIFMDHKINYFPLE
- a CDS encoding DNA topoisomerase IV subunit A, whose amino-acid sequence is MAGEKSGKDIIKQMQDIAVKIYNTILKKENPSVNIPLRSLNNVKYDEKEGYFELIGKEKERTLTASTAKTFAQTLRMMAMSKDLIKSDDIATKREAYYISKNWGDAKFLEQPESDNVMDDIEAMLMTNREQIGFVPEEKGGAVAGQLVVIDKDENGKELKIDCTKFGSGAYSVPVSVEHLRFETKAEFILAIETAGMFQRLVKHNYWKKANCILVSMGGVPTRACRRFIRRLADDKKLPVYVFTDGDPYGFFSIYRTLKVGSGNAAHINEYFCVPQAKFIGITPQDIIDYKLPTHPLKEVDKKKIKDVIKNDPFCIHSKEWQKALKQLADMGKRAEQQALAQHGLNFVISDYLPQKLKNQKTWLP
- a CDS encoding DNA topoisomerase VI subunit B produces the protein MAQTTLGENTEDNKIKAVELAKAQREIGVAEFFAKNRHLLGFDNKRKALLTTIKEAVDNSLDACEEAEILPEIQVEIIEIADEKFRIIIEDNGPGIVKKQIPKIFAKLLYGSKFHQRRQSRGQQGIGISAAVMYAQLTTGKPAKILSKIAKDRPATYMELMLDTKTNNPLIKAEEEKDWPEKEHGTRIEMDIEGSYQKGDQSVDQYLKETAIVNPHTTIIYTNPKAEQIIFPRATEVKPRKAQEIKLHPYGVELGILLDMMHATETRTLQAFFTTEFSRVGPNTAKEICSNAAILPNMKPNEVSRETAEKIIAAIKKTKIIAPPTDCIVPIGEELLEKGLKKEVNAEFYAACSRPASVYRGNPFVIECAIAYGGDQPAEEPMTVLRFANKVPLLFQQGACAVTKSLIGTNWRSYGLSQSTGALPMAPITIVIHIASVWVPFTSESKEAIAHYPEIIKEVKLAVQECGRKLSSYIYKKKRIGEELKKRGYIEKYIPHIAEALKELVDNKDYQTENVETSLKEILERKRGEIEDIEADNQEFDESFANIGKKEKKPKKEGEEAEESTDEDTD